A stretch of the Paenibacillus dendritiformis genome encodes the following:
- a CDS encoding carbohydrate ABC transporter permease, giving the protein MSKHGSNNAELRGAKIRQSWFRSLADSDKTLGWMFSLPFLFLWAWWFLYPFIQSFVRSFQDANFASLDQAKFIGLQNYITILQDKEFFRAVLHSLEIVVLSVPIQTLLGLLLALVVNQNLKGKGIFRTVFFLPYITSQIAITTVFMMLFKKGTFLTDFFGMLGFGNVTWFADTNYALLFVCILFIFQQAGFTMIVYLSGLQEIPKDLYEAGEIDGASKWHKFRYITVPSLRPITFFIVSVSTITGFQIYDQIAAISRYGALGSPAGATSTVVTYFYQHGIRYMNIGYGSAAVVLFFFIIMFITFLQKKLLDEKG; this is encoded by the coding sequence ATGTCCAAACATGGCAGCAACAACGCGGAATTAAGGGGGGCGAAAATTAGGCAATCCTGGTTCCGTTCCCTGGCGGATTCCGATAAGACTCTAGGTTGGATGTTTTCACTGCCTTTTCTATTTTTATGGGCATGGTGGTTTTTATATCCATTCATCCAGTCCTTCGTGAGAAGCTTTCAGGACGCGAACTTTGCAAGTCTCGATCAGGCTAAGTTCATCGGACTGCAAAACTATATTACGATTCTTCAAGACAAGGAATTTTTCCGGGCGGTGCTTCATTCCCTGGAAATCGTGGTCTTGTCCGTTCCGATTCAGACGCTGCTCGGCCTGCTGCTGGCGCTGGTCGTGAATCAGAATTTGAAGGGGAAGGGGATATTCCGAACGGTCTTTTTCCTTCCTTATATCACGTCTCAGATTGCGATTACGACGGTATTCATGATGCTCTTCAAGAAGGGGACCTTCCTGACGGACTTCTTCGGCATGCTCGGCTTCGGCAATGTGACTTGGTTCGCGGACACGAACTATGCCTTGCTGTTCGTCTGCATCCTGTTTATTTTCCAACAGGCCGGCTTCACGATGATTGTGTATTTGTCCGGGCTGCAGGAGATTCCGAAGGATCTGTATGAGGCGGGAGAGATTGACGGCGCTTCGAAATGGCATAAGTTCCGTTATATTACGGTGCCTTCCTTGCGGCCGATTACGTTCTTTATCGTCTCGGTCTCCACGATTACCGGCTTCCAGATTTACGACCAGATCGCGGCCATCTCGAGATACGGCGCGCTTGGGTCGCCTGCCGGCGCAACGAGCACGGTCGTGACGTATTTCTACCAGCACGGGATTCGCTACATGAACATCGGGTACGGAAGCGCGGCCGTCGTGCTGTTCTTCTTCATCATCATGTTTATTACGTTCCTGCAAAAAAAACTATTGGACGAGAAGGGGTGA
- a CDS encoding ABC transporter substrate-binding protein translates to MRKMKKKISATLILCLALLVGLTACGGGKADNAADQGKGNEAAGEKVTVNMGFWGTAQDLKVYQDAAARISEEYPDIELKIKQYPSSEQFWNTLPGEIAAGVAPDFIKISNEGAFEYINKGLFTPLDELISSTQVDMTRFPEASMKIWNVDGKQYGVPNSDMPAMFLINETMWKDAGLGDYPKTWDEVKAAAKKLNTDKVHGIIINIDAFHITNYVKSFGGGWGNGKTINSPENVKALEAIIGMYNDGLAVTPKALGFGWDGEVFSNELGAMSTGGYWYKGFLKDANPDLKYAAIPVPKGTANGSTMSSDAYVVLKDAKNKEAALKAAYYMTNDKTQTEFMELGYNPAVPELSKQYFEKNPEFNPVQPALEYSTDYGYPTDTKRFTDELVKQLEERILGGSGKSAQQILDDIQKQFQ, encoded by the coding sequence ATGCGCAAGATGAAGAAAAAAATCTCGGCCACGCTGATTCTCTGTCTGGCCCTGCTTGTCGGCTTGACGGCCTGCGGAGGCGGCAAAGCGGACAACGCCGCGGATCAAGGAAAAGGCAACGAGGCTGCCGGCGAAAAAGTAACCGTTAACATGGGGTTCTGGGGCACCGCGCAGGACTTGAAGGTCTATCAGGATGCGGCCGCGCGTATTTCCGAGGAATATCCTGACATCGAACTGAAGATTAAGCAATACCCTAGCAGCGAACAGTTCTGGAATACGCTTCCGGGCGAGATCGCCGCGGGAGTGGCTCCGGATTTTATCAAAATTTCGAATGAAGGCGCTTTTGAGTATATCAATAAAGGATTGTTCACTCCGCTGGACGAGCTGATCAGCTCGACCCAGGTGGACATGACCCGTTTCCCGGAAGCTTCGATGAAGATCTGGAACGTGGACGGCAAGCAATACGGCGTCCCGAACAGCGACATGCCGGCGATGTTCCTGATTAATGAGACGATGTGGAAAGATGCGGGCCTGGGCGATTATCCGAAAACCTGGGACGAGGTAAAAGCGGCGGCGAAGAAGCTGAATACCGATAAAGTGCACGGGATTATCATCAATATCGATGCATTCCATATCACCAACTATGTGAAAAGCTTCGGCGGCGGCTGGGGAAATGGGAAAACGATCAACTCCCCGGAAAACGTAAAAGCGCTGGAAGCGATTATCGGGATGTACAATGACGGACTGGCCGTGACGCCGAAGGCGCTTGGGTTCGGCTGGGACGGCGAAGTATTCAGCAATGAGCTGGGCGCGATGAGCACCGGCGGCTACTGGTACAAAGGCTTCCTGAAGGATGCGAATCCGGATCTGAAATATGCCGCGATTCCGGTTCCGAAGGGCACGGCCAATGGCAGCACGATGAGCTCCGACGCCTATGTGGTGCTGAAGGATGCCAAAAATAAGGAAGCTGCGCTCAAAGCCGCTTACTACATGACGAATGACAAGACACAGACCGAGTTCATGGAGCTTGGTTACAACCCGGCCGTTCCGGAACTGTCGAAGCAATACTTCGAGAAGAATCCGGAATTCAATCCAGTGCAGCCGGCGCTGGAATACAGCACGGACTATGGATATCCGACAGATACGAAGCGGTTCACCGACGAATTGGTCAAGCAATTGGAAGAACGAATTCTTGGCGGTTCCGGCAAATCGGCCCAGCAAATTCTGGACGATATTCAAAAGCAATTCCAATAA
- a CDS encoding helix-turn-helix domain-containing protein, whose amino-acid sequence MNKSFHAGNRPSFLSSRMQYLRDNYVHPPFDYEQELLEAIRFGDEDKALDMLNRINQLEGAVLASYPLRSRKNALIASCTLFTRAIIRGGVDAETAFQLSDTLILEIERMSDVERLNLFEYEMLMQFIATIRREKEVLPYSHIVNLSVHYIREHIFQDLALKGIAAHIGVHPSYLSDRFKRETGMSITSFIQAKKVEESKHLLIYTNQSISEIAFLFKFCSQSYYTQIFKKFTGLTPRQFRRDNSGK is encoded by the coding sequence ATGAACAAGTCGTTCCATGCCGGGAATCGGCCGAGTTTCTTGTCGTCCCGGATGCAATACTTGCGGGATAATTATGTTCATCCTCCGTTCGATTATGAACAAGAACTGCTGGAGGCGATCCGGTTCGGGGACGAGGACAAGGCGCTCGATATGCTGAACCGCATCAATCAACTGGAAGGCGCCGTGCTGGCTTCCTATCCGCTGCGCTCCAGGAAGAATGCCTTGATTGCTTCCTGCACGCTGTTCACCCGGGCGATTATCAGGGGCGGCGTCGATGCGGAGACCGCCTTCCAGCTCAGCGATACGCTGATTTTGGAGATTGAACGGATGAGCGATGTAGAACGTCTCAATCTGTTCGAATATGAAATGCTGATGCAGTTCATTGCGACCATCCGGCGGGAGAAGGAAGTGCTGCCCTATTCGCATATTGTCAATTTATCGGTGCATTATATTCGGGAGCATATATTCCAGGATCTCGCCTTGAAAGGGATTGCGGCCCATATTGGCGTGCATCCGAGTTATTTGTCGGATCGCTTCAAGCGCGAGACCGGCATGTCGATTACTTCGTTCATTCAAGCGAAGAAAGTGGAGGAGTCGAAGCATCTGCTCATTTATACGAATCAGTCTATTTCGGAAATCGCTTTCCTGTTCAAGTTCTGCAGCCAAAGTTATTATACTCAGATCTTCAAAAAATTTACGGGCCTGACGCCGAGGCAGTTCCGCAGGGACAATTCCGGCAAGTAA
- a CDS encoding response regulator transcription factor has protein sequence MRLLIVDDEPLVRIGIKSAIDWDKQGVDIVGEAGDGEEALEMMRAHAPDVVLLDIKMPKMDGLDVLKAMKENRIPAKVIILSSFDDISYVKQALKLGAVDYFHKPEINEHELVSMLAAIREENAANGMAPAVPEAGSPARQTDQALTDALHGHPHTMSATGLREGNLYVVLFAVKDYDKVIRRYTADTESVLPNTIRNIVTELFSKEKELEYLQLDQRRSVVFISNSELKSLLASLTRVNEKVQMIGSALKRFVNIDLVFGISDWFADFSGIPNGYAQAEEALARSFYHPNASIFYYQHLKRPREEAVEQADRYVSEMKAALREEADQTFMSLLTRWEGLLRQEECLDEKEVRKIYEGLLFMMGGNEPERQDGGAAELETFEQLSAYYREIFMKLAQYREREDRGYSQLTRNIMQYTREHYHERLSLKMLGELFHVSPNYVSRLFKQEVGRGLFDYINELRIEKAKALLKDYRYKIYDIAEMVGFNNQAHFSIVFQKYTGLSPMQYRKEKV, from the coding sequence ATGCGATTGCTAATTGTAGATGACGAGCCGCTTGTCCGAATCGGGATTAAATCGGCGATCGATTGGGACAAGCAGGGCGTGGACATTGTCGGGGAAGCGGGGGATGGCGAAGAAGCGCTCGAGATGATGAGGGCGCATGCGCCGGATGTTGTGCTATTGGACATTAAAATGCCGAAAATGGACGGCCTTGACGTGCTGAAAGCGATGAAGGAGAATCGTATTCCAGCCAAGGTTATTATTTTGAGCAGCTTCGATGATATATCCTATGTGAAGCAGGCGCTGAAGCTGGGGGCGGTAGATTACTTCCATAAGCCGGAGATTAACGAGCATGAGCTGGTCTCGATGCTGGCGGCCATCAGGGAGGAGAATGCCGCGAACGGTATGGCGCCGGCCGTGCCCGAGGCCGGGAGCCCCGCCCGCCAGACTGACCAGGCCTTGACGGATGCGCTTCATGGCCATCCTCACACGATGTCGGCGACGGGGCTGCGCGAAGGGAATCTGTACGTGGTGCTGTTCGCCGTCAAGGACTATGACAAGGTGATCCGGAGATACACGGCCGATACGGAGTCGGTGCTGCCGAATACGATCCGGAACATCGTTACCGAGCTGTTCTCGAAGGAGAAGGAACTGGAATATTTGCAGTTGGATCAGCGGCGAAGCGTCGTCTTCATCAGCAACAGCGAGCTGAAGAGCTTGCTGGCCTCCTTGACGCGGGTCAATGAGAAGGTGCAAATGATTGGCTCGGCCCTCAAGCGGTTCGTCAATATTGATCTGGTGTTCGGCATCAGCGACTGGTTCGCCGATTTCAGCGGGATACCAAACGGCTACGCGCAAGCGGAGGAGGCGCTCGCGCGCAGCTTCTATCACCCCAATGCGTCAATCTTCTATTATCAGCATCTGAAGCGGCCGAGGGAGGAGGCCGTGGAGCAGGCCGACCGATATGTCTCCGAGATGAAGGCGGCCCTGAGAGAAGAGGCGGATCAGACATTCATGAGCTTGCTGACTCGCTGGGAGGGACTTCTCCGCCAAGAGGAATGTCTGGATGAGAAGGAAGTGCGCAAAATCTATGAAGGCTTGCTGTTCATGATGGGGGGCAATGAACCGGAACGCCAGGACGGGGGCGCCGCCGAGTTGGAAACTTTCGAACAACTGTCCGCTTATTATCGGGAGATTTTTATGAAGCTTGCGCAGTACAGGGAGCGGGAGGATAGAGGCTACAGTCAATTGACGCGGAATATCATGCAGTATACCCGGGAGCATTATCACGAGCGGTTATCCTTGAAAATGCTTGGCGAGCTGTTCCATGTCAGTCCCAATTACGTCAGCAGGCTGTTCAAGCAGGAGGTAGGAAGAGGGCTGTTCGACTATATCAATGAGCTACGGATCGAGAAGGCCAAAGCCCTGCTCAAGGACTATCGATACAAAATTTATGATATTGCCGAAATGGTCGGCTTCAATAATCAGGCTCATTTCTCCATCGTCTTTCAAAAATACACGGGGCTGTCTCCGATGCAATATCGCAAAGAAAAAGTGTGA
- a CDS encoding carbohydrate ABC transporter permease, with protein MKTRSRTGRLFLYIAAILIGLLFALPFLYTIYTSLIPMRYVNKLVSPELWTLDNYKMFFTNEAYDVPGWFLNTLIMTGIVVIGNLIINPMAGFALAKLDFRGKSVIYWIVVATMMVPYHMILIPVYVNVAQLGWLNTFWALTVPFLYQGLYIFMLRQFFISVPNEFIEAARIDGLTKMGAFWRIVYPLARSSLITMSILAFAGTWNSYLIPSTLANTPERYVLVVGLNSVKDMFFENTPLIMAGVVLSTLPIIIFFFVFQRQYIEGISNAGVKG; from the coding sequence ATGAAGACCCGAAGCAGAACCGGACGGCTGTTCCTGTATATCGCCGCGATTTTGATTGGGCTCTTGTTTGCCCTTCCTTTTCTCTACACGATCTATACGTCGCTCATTCCGATGCGCTACGTCAACAAGCTGGTGTCGCCCGAATTGTGGACGCTCGACAACTATAAAATGTTCTTCACCAATGAAGCGTATGATGTGCCAGGCTGGTTCCTCAATACGCTCATTATGACGGGGATTGTCGTGATCGGGAATCTGATCATTAACCCGATGGCGGGATTCGCGCTCGCCAAGCTGGATTTCCGGGGCAAAAGCGTTATCTACTGGATTGTCGTTGCCACGATGATGGTTCCTTATCATATGATTTTGATTCCGGTATACGTCAATGTGGCCCAGCTTGGCTGGCTGAACACCTTCTGGGCATTGACGGTGCCTTTCTTGTACCAAGGCCTGTATATCTTTATGCTGCGCCAATTTTTCATCTCCGTGCCGAATGAATTCATCGAGGCGGCCCGGATTGACGGCTTGACGAAGATGGGCGCCTTCTGGCGGATTGTATACCCGTTGGCCCGTTCTTCGCTGATTACGATGTCGATTCTTGCCTTTGCCGGGACATGGAACAGCTACCTGATTCCGAGCACGCTGGCCAATACGCCGGAGAGATACGTGCTCGTCGTCGGTCTGAACAGCGTGAAGGATATGTTCTTCGAGAATACGCCGCTCATTATGGCGGGGGTCGTTCTCTCGACGCTGCCGATTATCATCTTCTTTTTCGTGTTCCAGCGACAATATATTGAAGGCATCTCCAATGCCGGCGTCAAAGGCTGA
- a CDS encoding glycoside hydrolase family 65 protein, translated as MTWTISNRDLTSDALLNMESIFALGNGYLGVRGNFEEGYGEAMPTIRGTYLNAFHDVIDIPYGEKLFAFPDTQQKLVNLIDAQTIRIYVGEEEEPFRLDQGQVTAFERRLHLDKGYSERTVRWTSPSGKELKLTFRRLVSFTRRELFAIHVLIEPVNFTGSIKMVSTVNGNVTNYTNPNDPRVGAGHAKRLNIADFGIEGPYGYVVDETMASGLQAACVARHRFDGEAQEAWEAASGEVVYTASADGSGLVSFTKYSIYTDTLRHGDGLVKQGIALHEQLASLSFDDLLAEQAQYMDNFWKSADIVIEKDDKLQEGIRFNLYQLLQSAGRDRHSNISAKGLSGEGYEGHYFWDTEIYMFPLFLMTQPEIAKQLLLYRYSILDQARARAREMGHRRGALFPWRTIAGTECSSFFPAGTAQYHISADIAYSYIQYYLAELDNEFLLSYGAEVLIETARLWAEIGHYHQGAFHIDEVTGPDEYTCLVNNNYYTNVMAKHNLKWAAKSCAILQAYDAAGLKALCEGLGVTSEEIESWEKAAEAMLLPYDEELGINPQDDTFLRKAVWDFENTPKDKYPLLLHYHPLTIYRYQVCKQADTVLAHFLLEDEQDLETIRRSYDYYERITTHDSSLSSCIFSIMAAKIGEVDKAYDYFIETARLDLDNTHGNTKDGLHLANMGGTWMSIVYGFAGMRLKESGLSLAPVLPAAWEQYAFRLTFRGRLIGVRVAGNGITLELLEGDKLDIALYGEPVSLDSTGAVHRPLGAK; from the coding sequence ATGACCTGGACAATTTCCAACCGTGATTTGACATCGGACGCGCTGCTCAATATGGAAAGTATCTTTGCTCTTGGCAACGGTTACTTAGGCGTGCGAGGCAACTTCGAAGAAGGCTACGGGGAAGCCATGCCGACGATTCGCGGCACCTATTTGAACGCTTTTCACGATGTTATCGATATTCCTTACGGGGAGAAGCTGTTCGCCTTCCCGGATACGCAGCAGAAGCTGGTTAACCTTATCGACGCCCAGACCATCCGGATTTACGTCGGCGAGGAGGAAGAACCGTTCCGCCTCGATCAAGGCCAAGTGACGGCCTTCGAACGCCGCCTTCATCTGGATAAGGGATATTCTGAACGCACGGTGCGCTGGACCTCGCCTTCGGGCAAGGAGCTGAAGCTGACCTTCCGCCGGTTGGTGTCGTTCACCCGCCGGGAACTGTTCGCCATTCACGTTTTGATTGAACCGGTCAATTTCACGGGCTCCATCAAGATGGTCTCGACCGTCAACGGCAATGTGACCAACTACACCAATCCGAATGATCCCCGCGTCGGCGCGGGCCATGCCAAGCGGTTGAATATCGCGGATTTCGGAATCGAGGGCCCGTACGGCTATGTCGTGGACGAGACGATGGCCTCCGGGCTGCAGGCGGCCTGCGTGGCCCGCCACCGCTTCGACGGCGAGGCGCAGGAAGCTTGGGAAGCGGCCTCCGGAGAAGTTGTCTATACGGCGTCTGCCGATGGATCCGGTCTGGTAAGCTTCACCAAATACAGCATCTATACCGACACGCTGCGCCACGGCGACGGCCTGGTGAAGCAAGGCATCGCGCTTCACGAGCAGCTTGCGTCGCTGTCGTTCGACGATCTGCTCGCGGAGCAAGCGCAATATATGGATAATTTCTGGAAATCTGCAGACATCGTGATCGAGAAAGATGACAAGCTGCAGGAAGGCATCCGCTTCAATCTGTACCAGCTGCTTCAATCGGCGGGCCGGGACCGGCACAGCAACATCTCGGCCAAAGGCTTGAGCGGTGAAGGGTACGAAGGCCATTATTTCTGGGATACGGAAATCTATATGTTCCCGCTCTTCCTGATGACGCAGCCGGAGATTGCCAAGCAGCTGCTCCTGTACCGCTATTCGATTCTGGATCAGGCCAGAGCGAGAGCGCGGGAGATGGGGCATCGCCGGGGCGCGCTGTTCCCGTGGCGCACGATCGCGGGGACGGAATGCTCGTCCTTTTTCCCGGCAGGCACGGCGCAGTACCATATCAGCGCCGATATCGCTTATAGCTATATTCAATATTATCTGGCCGAGCTGGACAACGAGTTCCTGCTGTCCTACGGAGCCGAGGTGCTCATCGAGACGGCCCGCCTCTGGGCGGAGATCGGGCATTACCATCAAGGGGCCTTCCATATCGACGAGGTCACCGGACCGGATGAATACACCTGTCTGGTCAACAACAACTACTATACGAACGTGATGGCCAAGCATAACCTGAAATGGGCGGCCAAGAGCTGCGCCATCCTGCAAGCCTACGATGCCGCTGGGCTGAAGGCGCTATGCGAGGGTCTCGGCGTCACATCCGAGGAGATCGAATCGTGGGAGAAGGCCGCGGAGGCGATGCTGCTGCCGTATGACGAAGAGCTCGGCATCAACCCGCAGGATGATACGTTCCTGCGGAAGGCAGTCTGGGACTTCGAGAATACGCCGAAGGACAAGTACCCGCTCCTGCTTCATTATCATCCATTGACCATCTACCGCTATCAGGTATGCAAGCAGGCCGACACGGTGCTGGCGCATTTCCTGCTTGAGGATGAGCAGGATCTCGAGACCATTCGCCGATCTTACGATTATTATGAACGGATCACGACGCATGACTCTTCCTTGTCCTCCTGCATCTTCAGCATTATGGCTGCCAAGATCGGCGAGGTGGACAAGGCTTACGACTATTTCATCGAGACGGCGCGCCTTGATCTGGACAATACGCACGGCAATACGAAAGACGGCTTGCACCTCGCCAACATGGGCGGCACATGGATGTCGATCGTCTACGGCTTCGCCGGAATGCGCCTGAAGGAGAGCGGACTGTCGCTCGCGCCGGTCCTGCCGGCGGCATGGGAGCAGTACGCCTTCCGCCTCACGTTCCGCGGACGCCTGATTGGGGTGCGCGTCGCCGGCAATGGCATCACGCTGGAGCTGCTGGAGGGCGACAAGCTGGACATCGCCTTGTACGGCGAACCGGTAAGCCTGGACAGCACCGGAGCGGTTCACCGTCCGCTCGGCGCCAAGTAA
- a CDS encoding cache domain-containing sensor histidine kinase, which translates to MNALKQKILHWSLEKKLIAAFSCFIIVPLLLIGGIVSWVYVDNNRNTMLDAAVENNRQIMNNIDTSLQPLVRLSMFPLQESTIYQIMRKEYSKKPYPMLERGRDFDTVNGLILNGMMLYSDLIDSTIIYHGNDHLIIGRSNSQYMNMSYLEKELVHEPFVQRIREERGGYVPIGIHQERLLSPHGEPVVSVGRAILDPYTKKDLGFILLNISVDKLKTLWRDSSMTENTSFYLIDEDNRIIYSKDPSGIGQPASKLLGEPFKELPGETLTHESKDTYLISSSSKLSNWKAVTVIPKNELFSIVYLMVAIMAVSLILLLVLSIMISAQIATMIMKPLSVLNSKMKLVSQGQLNVQFDKQYGEIGIISNTVDNMLKEIRGLIGRIYREEQEKRDLEMIALQSQIRPHFIYNTLNVIKWMAKIQGATGIEEALHAFSSVIKFTVKTSGNYVTIADEVEFIKNYTNILDYRYMNKFDVAYEVDPGVLSYKTLKFLLQPLVENAVFHGFTGIDYKGSLIISIQEDRERQELVMQVIDNGRGFPEEGQESRAEEDGPRDPFNSIGIANVRSRIELNFGTEYGLWITDREQGGTVATIRVPVINEETAG; encoded by the coding sequence ATGAACGCACTGAAGCAGAAAATATTGCATTGGAGCCTCGAGAAGAAATTAATCGCGGCGTTTTCTTGTTTTATTATCGTCCCGCTGCTGCTGATCGGCGGCATTGTGTCCTGGGTATATGTGGACAATAACCGGAATACGATGCTGGATGCCGCGGTCGAGAACAACCGGCAGATTATGAACAATATCGACACGTCGCTGCAGCCGCTGGTGCGGTTATCCATGTTCCCTCTCCAGGAATCGACCATATACCAGATTATGCGCAAGGAATATAGCAAGAAGCCATATCCGATGCTGGAACGGGGACGGGACTTCGACACGGTGAACGGTCTGATCCTTAATGGCATGATGCTGTACTCCGATCTGATCGATTCGACCATCATTTACCATGGCAATGACCATCTCATTATCGGCCGCAGCAATAGTCAATACATGAACATGTCTTACCTGGAAAAGGAACTCGTCCACGAGCCATTCGTGCAGAGGATTCGCGAGGAACGCGGGGGATACGTGCCTATCGGGATCCACCAGGAACGGCTGCTGTCCCCGCATGGCGAGCCGGTCGTGTCTGTCGGAAGAGCGATTCTGGATCCGTATACCAAAAAGGACCTGGGATTCATCCTGCTGAACATATCCGTCGATAAGCTGAAGACGCTATGGAGGGATTCCTCCATGACGGAGAACACGAGTTTTTATTTGATCGACGAGGACAACCGCATTATCTACAGCAAAGACCCGAGCGGGATCGGCCAGCCGGCTTCCAAGCTTCTTGGGGAACCGTTCAAGGAGCTGCCGGGCGAGACGCTGACGCATGAGAGCAAGGATACGTACCTGATTTCCTCCTCCTCCAAGCTGTCGAACTGGAAGGCGGTTACCGTCATTCCGAAAAATGAGCTGTTCTCTATCGTCTATCTGATGGTTGCGATTATGGCGGTCAGCCTCATTCTGCTGCTGGTGCTGTCGATCATGATCTCGGCGCAAATCGCGACCATGATCATGAAGCCGCTTTCGGTCTTGAACAGCAAGATGAAGCTGGTCTCTCAGGGACAGCTTAATGTACAATTCGACAAGCAGTATGGCGAGATCGGCATTATCAGCAATACGGTGGATAATATGCTGAAGGAGATTCGAGGCTTGATCGGGCGCATTTACCGCGAGGAACAAGAGAAGCGGGATTTGGAAATGATCGCCCTTCAATCGCAGATCCGCCCCCATTTTATTTACAATACGCTGAACGTAATTAAGTGGATGGCCAAGATCCAGGGGGCCACGGGAATCGAAGAAGCGCTGCATGCCTTTTCGTCCGTCATCAAATTCACCGTAAAGACGAGCGGCAACTATGTCACGATTGCGGATGAAGTGGAATTCATCAAAAATTATACCAATATTCTCGATTACCGTTATATGAACAAATTCGATGTGGCTTATGAGGTCGATCCCGGCGTCCTCTCCTATAAAACCTTGAAATTTTTGCTTCAGCCGTTGGTGGAGAACGCGGTATTCCACGGATTTACCGGAATCGACTACAAAGGAAGCCTCATTATTTCGATACAAGAAGATAGGGAACGACAGGAGCTGGTCATGCAAGTCATTGACAACGGGCGCGGCTTCCCGGAAGAAGGACAGGAATCGCGGGCGGAAGAGGATGGCCCGCGCGATCCGTTCAATTCCATCGGCATCGCGAACGTGCGGAGCCGCATCGAGCTCAATTTCGGAACGGAGTACGGCTTGTGGATTACAGACCGGGAACAGGGCGGAACCGTGGCGACGATCCGGGTTCCGGTTATCAACGAAGAAACGGCAGGGTGA